Proteins from a genomic interval of Sphingopyxis sp. QXT-31:
- a CDS encoding TerD family protein, producing MAISLNKNSSVSLSKEAGGSGLTRIALGVGWDMAPAKGFFAKLSGGNESIDLDASCLVFDGGGNIVDVVWFQKLTSDDGSIRHSGDNLTGEGDGDDETIMIDLTRLPSNVETLVLTVTSFRGQTFDKVANAFGRVIDLATNRELARYDISESGSYTGLILASLKRSGGEWIYKALGERAQGVHVQQLADQSRSLI from the coding sequence ATGGCCATTTCGCTCAACAAGAATTCGAGTGTCAGCCTGTCGAAGGAGGCCGGCGGCAGCGGGCTCACCCGCATCGCGCTCGGCGTGGGCTGGGACATGGCCCCGGCGAAGGGTTTCTTCGCGAAGCTTTCGGGCGGCAACGAAAGCATCGACCTCGACGCCTCGTGCCTGGTGTTCGACGGCGGCGGCAACATCGTCGATGTCGTGTGGTTCCAGAAACTGACCAGCGACGACGGCTCGATCCGCCACAGCGGCGACAACCTCACCGGCGAGGGCGACGGCGACGACGAGACGATCATGATCGACCTGACGCGCCTGCCGTCCAACGTTGAGACGCTCGTCCTGACCGTCACCAGCTTCCGCGGCCAGACCTTCGACAAGGTGGCCAACGCCTTCGGCCGCGTCATCGACCTGGCGACCAACCGCGAACTCGCGCGTTACGACATCAGCGAAAGCGGCAGCTATACCGGGCTGATCCTCGCCTCGCTGAAACGCAGCGGCGGCGAATGGATCTACAAGGCGCTGGGCGAACGCGCGCAGGGCGTGCATGTCCAGCAGCTCGCCGACCAGTCGCGCAGCCTGATCTGA
- a CDS encoding TonB-dependent receptor, with translation MSNKAFLATCLSTTMLVGWHAPALAQDAAAPEAESGGIAEIVVTAQKRAQNLQDVPVAVSAIGGDALEGRGITETSDLMGAVPSLQVTSPYGNTQPNFALRGISVANEFSASTASPVGVYVDEVYQSFRASHGQQLYDIDRVEVLRGPQGTLYGRNTTGGAVSFFTRKPELDGNNGYLTLGYGNYDTKTVQGAAEFTLVPDVLGIRVAGTRSKGDGWQFNPAQNRHVGTTDTIGGRIAIRWKPTDRLDINLKFYAAKDDPLGANAYAIGQLAGNRDALGYSRFDPAQNGGRALRRNEVSADTGGTYYTRSQGAALNISYEASDTVTLTSITGFDKGRYAIDPNDCDGSPNDLCAIRFRSRSKNFNQDFRLAYSDDSLDVIAGLYYGKDTVKTSNEPDFFGVIRPLLLGAGLPGSYNNAAVATPDSIGIVPAFAADPTLDPTNPASCAPVAVNPNGFLDARSLIALLTDIQLNNSGGGGFGGAISAACRAAGAPPFTPILGSQKFDIQRPSKAIYGDVTWTATEALTIAVGLRYTMDKVKFRNGSTILYSLDGTTPVVNLIPYSNPYNPNLPTMNLSSKANRLTGRVNVSYKFADDVMGYLQYSRGYRSGSYNGLAYQGTNQVYYIKPEQVNAYEGGLKTRFLDRRVQLNLAGFYYDYSNQQTTQVVGATTFTRSANGRVYGGEAELTVQAADSLRLDATLGLLNSKYKGNVVDPADPATQFTRNVNGNSFPNAPETTFTAGFEWDVFDSNAGKLTLRGDANYMGKYYFDSFGDYGLDPCDKPGAPGAIRPAGTAFTCGNPSYWLLNSRLTYQKDSFSVSAWVKNLTNKYYYTYGLNIDVFGLDYLNRGMPRTYGVEATVKF, from the coding sequence ATGAGCAACAAGGCTTTTCTGGCGACCTGCCTGTCCACGACCATGCTGGTCGGCTGGCACGCCCCCGCCCTCGCGCAGGATGCCGCGGCCCCCGAGGCCGAAAGCGGCGGGATCGCCGAGATCGTCGTCACCGCGCAGAAGCGCGCACAGAATCTGCAGGACGTGCCCGTTGCGGTGTCCGCCATCGGCGGCGACGCGCTCGAAGGCCGCGGGATCACCGAGACCTCTGACCTGATGGGCGCGGTGCCCAGCCTCCAGGTCACCAGTCCCTATGGCAACACCCAGCCCAATTTCGCGCTGCGCGGCATTTCGGTCGCGAACGAATTTTCCGCGTCCACGGCGTCGCCCGTCGGCGTCTATGTCGATGAAGTCTATCAGAGCTTCCGCGCCAGTCACGGCCAGCAGCTCTACGACATCGACCGCGTCGAGGTGCTGCGCGGACCGCAAGGCACGCTCTATGGCCGCAACACCACCGGCGGCGCGGTCAGCTTCTTCACGCGCAAGCCCGAGCTCGACGGCAACAACGGCTATCTGACGCTGGGTTACGGCAATTACGACACCAAGACTGTACAGGGCGCCGCCGAATTCACGCTGGTTCCCGACGTGCTCGGCATCCGTGTCGCGGGCACGCGCTCGAAGGGCGATGGCTGGCAATTCAACCCCGCGCAGAACCGCCATGTCGGCACCACCGACACGATCGGCGGCCGCATCGCGATCCGCTGGAAACCGACCGACCGGCTCGACATCAACCTCAAATTCTACGCCGCGAAGGATGATCCGCTCGGCGCCAACGCCTATGCGATCGGCCAGCTCGCGGGCAATCGCGACGCGCTCGGTTATTCGCGCTTCGACCCCGCGCAGAACGGCGGCCGCGCGCTCCGCCGCAACGAGGTGTCGGCGGACACCGGCGGCACCTATTACACCCGCTCGCAGGGCGCCGCGCTCAACATCAGCTACGAGGCCAGCGACACTGTGACGCTCACCTCGATCACCGGCTTCGACAAGGGGCGCTATGCGATCGACCCCAATGACTGCGACGGCTCGCCGAACGACCTCTGCGCGATCCGCTTCCGCTCGCGCAGCAAGAATTTCAACCAGGACTTCCGCCTCGCCTATTCGGACGACAGCCTCGATGTCATCGCGGGCCTCTATTATGGCAAGGACACCGTCAAGACCTCGAACGAGCCCGATTTCTTCGGGGTGATCCGCCCGCTGCTGCTCGGCGCGGGGCTGCCGGGCAGCTACAATAATGCCGCGGTCGCCACCCCCGATTCGATCGGCATCGTCCCCGCCTTCGCCGCCGACCCGACGCTCGATCCGACCAATCCCGCCAGCTGCGCGCCCGTCGCGGTCAATCCGAACGGCTTCCTCGACGCGCGCTCGCTGATCGCGCTCCTGACCGACATCCAGCTCAACAATTCGGGCGGCGGCGGTTTCGGCGGGGCAATTTCGGCCGCGTGCCGCGCCGCGGGCGCCCCGCCCTTCACGCCGATCCTGGGCTCGCAGAAATTCGACATCCAGCGTCCGTCGAAGGCGATCTACGGCGACGTCACCTGGACGGCGACCGAGGCGCTGACCATCGCGGTGGGCCTGCGCTACACGATGGACAAGGTGAAGTTCCGGAACGGCAGCACGATCCTGTACAGCCTCGACGGCACCACCCCGGTGGTGAACCTCATCCCGTACAGCAATCCCTATAATCCCAACCTGCCGACGATGAACCTCAGCAGCAAGGCGAACCGCCTGACCGGGCGCGTCAACGTCAGCTACAAATTCGCCGACGATGTGATGGGATATCTGCAGTACAGCCGCGGCTATCGCAGCGGCAGCTACAACGGCCTCGCCTATCAGGGCACGAACCAGGTCTATTATATTAAGCCCGAGCAGGTGAACGCCTATGAAGGCGGGCTCAAGACGCGCTTCCTCGACCGCCGCGTCCAGCTCAACCTCGCGGGCTTCTATTACGACTATTCGAACCAGCAGACGACGCAGGTTGTCGGCGCGACGACCTTCACCCGCAGCGCCAACGGCCGCGTCTATGGTGGCGAGGCCGAGCTGACGGTGCAGGCGGCGGACTCGCTCCGTCTCGACGCGACGCTCGGGCTGCTCAACAGCAAGTACAAGGGCAATGTCGTCGACCCCGCCGATCCCGCGACGCAGTTCACCCGCAACGTCAACGGCAACAGCTTCCCCAACGCGCCCGAGACCACCTTCACCGCGGGTTTCGAATGGGATGTGTTCGATAGCAATGCCGGCAAGCTGACGCTGCGCGGCGACGCCAATTATATGGGCAAATATTATTTCGACTCGTTTGGCGATTACGGGCTCGATCCGTGCGACAAGCCCGGCGCGCCCGGCGCGATCCGCCCGGCGGGGACCGCCTTCACCTGCGGCAACCCCTCCTATTGGCTGCTCAACAGCCGGCTGACCTATCAGAAGGACAGCTTCTCGGTCAGCGCGTGGGTCAAGAACCTGACCAACAAATATTATTACACCTATGGGCTCAACATCGACGTGTTCGGGCTCGACTATCTGAACCGCGGCATGCCGCGCACCTATGGCGTCGAGGCGACGGTGAAATTCTGA
- a CDS encoding LuxR C-terminal-related transcriptional regulator: protein MTIQPGSRTEATAHLRVVGDHARAAPVPPKDRPPRFPSDLVGLDRAALWLGRLAQRELTLVQAPMGYGKTAFCAALFAEAKAAGWRAGWVSFDAGDDGTAATAHIAAAVHLACGRPAHSDGAAAAVPERAAELAETIDADDRPLLLVLDDADRLAGPGATELLNALLRHPPARLHLVLTARTAPSVAVDTVERRGMMLRIGSADIALDDTAAAAFLSAAGVTLDAQDTARLHELLEGWPAGFRLAVQRPETLKAGDFAGLLARLDAFLAPLIDALPDAERLLLQRCAVAPRLDADLARLLGGDEGSGDRLRDLAGQGLFIEVGEDGASYRLHPAFRAALRRRLDRAEPGRAAQLHRAAARRYTAAGLTAEAIDQALAAADFEQAGALIATAAMPMIEGGHIEQAGGWIAALPAGTIAAFPDLGRAQAWLAVLDAPGAAVFAVAGADAPALELLHRAHAADRLDGAIEACDQLLAAPGELSDFAIAMLRGTLAHGALKRGLFGLVHDAVRPLLLRGRGRPLDLPLALAIIAKAGAARAQGQLGEAERLLREAGETVSQPGLAGALIDAALARCCYEREDFEAAAILAARALPQLDHACFQDALLHAFLVATRIAAREGQAHPAAALIDRAELIAFDRGWAPLKALCVVERARLRLPQTIDPEAVLAIADEDAAVLDPLSAPGRAFALLAEMRAYEAIAADDRPRLTRVAALLLQLASSADDAELRTAATLFNILPQLSGRCDKMVELETVRFLNHAASVGFRRTIVDVLDVTGVRAVQNFCSEAYSSDCFLALLRLADPARHDPALAGTNVPAPGEAFSFLTDREIEILSALNAGESNKEIARTLQLAPETVKWHLKNVMRKLRAGTREEAVLNASTLGLKLIEPGARH, encoded by the coding sequence ATGACCATCCAGCCGGGATCGAGGACCGAGGCCACGGCGCATTTGCGCGTCGTTGGGGATCATGCCCGCGCGGCGCCGGTCCCGCCCAAAGATCGCCCGCCGCGGTTTCCATCCGATCTCGTCGGCCTCGACCGCGCCGCCCTGTGGCTGGGCCGCCTCGCGCAGCGCGAGCTGACGTTGGTGCAGGCGCCAATGGGTTACGGCAAGACCGCCTTCTGCGCGGCCCTGTTCGCCGAGGCGAAGGCGGCGGGCTGGCGCGCGGGTTGGGTCTCGTTCGACGCCGGCGACGATGGCACGGCTGCCACCGCGCACATCGCCGCTGCGGTACATCTCGCCTGCGGCCGCCCGGCGCATTCGGATGGGGCGGCTGCCGCGGTGCCCGAACGGGCGGCCGAACTGGCGGAGACGATCGACGCCGACGACCGGCCGCTTCTGCTCGTCCTCGATGATGCCGACCGCCTCGCCGGTCCCGGGGCGACCGAATTATTGAATGCCTTGCTCCGCCACCCGCCCGCGCGGTTGCACCTCGTCCTGACCGCTCGCACCGCCCCATCGGTGGCCGTCGATACGGTCGAGCGCCGCGGCATGATGCTGCGGATCGGCTCGGCCGACATCGCGCTGGACGATACGGCTGCCGCCGCCTTCCTCTCCGCGGCGGGCGTGACGCTGGACGCGCAGGACACCGCTCGCCTGCATGAATTGCTCGAGGGCTGGCCGGCCGGATTCAGACTTGCGGTGCAGCGCCCCGAGACGCTGAAGGCAGGCGATTTCGCCGGCCTGCTCGCGCGCCTCGACGCCTTCCTCGCGCCGCTCATCGACGCCCTTCCCGATGCCGAGCGGCTGTTGCTTCAGCGCTGCGCGGTCGCGCCGCGCCTCGATGCCGATCTCGCGCGCCTTCTCGGCGGCGACGAAGGGAGCGGCGACCGGCTCCGCGATCTGGCGGGGCAGGGGTTGTTCATCGAAGTGGGCGAAGACGGTGCGTCGTACCGCCTGCACCCGGCGTTCCGTGCAGCGCTGCGCCGCCGCCTCGATCGCGCCGAACCCGGCCGCGCCGCGCAGCTGCACCGCGCCGCGGCTCGCCGCTATACGGCGGCAGGGCTGACCGCCGAGGCGATCGACCAGGCGCTGGCGGCGGCGGATTTCGAGCAGGCGGGGGCACTCATCGCGACCGCCGCGATGCCGATGATCGAAGGTGGCCATATCGAGCAGGCGGGCGGCTGGATCGCCGCGCTGCCCGCCGGGACCATCGCCGCCTTCCCCGATCTCGGCCGGGCGCAGGCGTGGCTCGCGGTGCTCGACGCCCCGGGTGCGGCCGTTTTCGCCGTGGCAGGCGCCGATGCCCCTGCGCTCGAGCTGCTCCACCGCGCCCATGCCGCCGACCGGCTCGATGGTGCGATCGAGGCCTGCGACCAGCTGCTCGCCGCGCCCGGCGAGCTCTCGGATTTCGCCATCGCGATGCTGCGCGGTACGCTGGCGCATGGCGCCCTCAAGCGCGGGCTGTTCGGGCTGGTCCACGACGCGGTGCGGCCGCTGCTGCTGCGCGGACGCGGGCGCCCGCTCGATCTGCCGCTGGCGCTGGCGATCATCGCCAAGGCCGGCGCGGCGCGGGCGCAGGGGCAGCTCGGCGAGGCCGAACGCCTGCTGCGCGAGGCAGGTGAGACGGTCTCCCAACCCGGTCTCGCCGGGGCGCTGATCGACGCGGCGCTCGCGCGCTGCTGCTACGAACGCGAGGATTTCGAGGCCGCGGCGATACTTGCGGCGCGCGCGCTGCCACAGCTCGATCACGCCTGTTTCCAGGACGCGCTGCTCCACGCCTTTCTCGTCGCGACCCGCATCGCCGCCCGGGAAGGGCAGGCCCACCCGGCAGCGGCGTTGATCGACCGCGCCGAACTCATCGCCTTCGATCGCGGATGGGCGCCGCTGAAAGCGCTGTGCGTCGTCGAACGCGCGCGGCTACGCCTGCCTCAGACGATCGATCCCGAGGCAGTGCTCGCCATCGCCGACGAGGATGCGGCGGTACTCGATCCGCTGTCGGCGCCGGGCCGCGCCTTCGCGCTGCTCGCCGAAATGCGCGCCTATGAGGCGATTGCGGCCGACGACCGCCCGCGGCTGACCCGCGTCGCGGCGCTGCTGCTCCAGCTCGCGTCGAGCGCCGACGATGCCGAACTGCGCACCGCGGCGACGTTGTTCAACATCCTGCCGCAGCTCAGCGGGCGCTGCGACAAGATGGTCGAGCTTGAAACGGTGCGCTTCCTCAACCACGCCGCCAGCGTCGGTTTCCGCCGTACGATCGTCGACGTGCTCGACGTCACCGGGGTGCGCGCGGTGCAGAATTTCTGCAGCGAGGCGTATAGCTCGGACTGTTTCCTCGCGCTGCTGCGCCTCGCCGATCCGGCGCGGCACGACCCCGCGCTCGCGGGGACCAACGTCCCCGCGCCGGGCGAAGCCTTCTCCTTCCTCACCGACCGCGAGATCGAGATACTGAGCGCACTCAACGCCGGCGAATCCAACAAGGAAATCGCCCGCACGCTCCAGCTCGCGCCCGAAACGGTGAAATGGCACCTCAAGAATGTGATGCGCAAATTGCGCGCGGGCACGCGCGAGGAGGCGGTGCTTAACGCCTCGACGCTGGGGCTCAAGCTGATCGAACCGGGGGCGCGGCATTAA